The Mesorhizobium sp. M3A.F.Ca.ET.080.04.2.1 genome contains the following window.
ACCGCGGCATTACCTATGGCTGCGGCCTTGTATGAGCGCGTCCGGCGGGTGATTCCACCGATCGAATGGCCGGCCTTCACCGAGGACATCCACGCCATCCTCGCGCTAAAGCGCGAGCGCAACGCTGTCATCCTGGCGCACAACTATCAGACGCCGGAGATCTTTCATTGCGTGGCCGACATCGTCGGCGACAGCCTGGCGCTCGCCCGCAAGGCCATGACGGTCGATGCGGACGTCATCGTGCTGGCCGGCGTGCATTTCATGGCCGAGACAGCGAAGCTCCTCAATCCCGGCAAGACCGTGCTCATTCCCGATCTCGGCGCCGGCTGCTCGCTCGCCGACTCGATCACGGCTGCGGATGTACGCCTGATGCGGCAACGCTATCCCGGCGCGCCTATCGTGACCTACGTCAACACCTCTGCAGCGGTGAAGGCCGAGTCCGACATCTGCTGCACGTCCGGCAATGCGCTTCAAGTGGTGGAATCGCTCGGCGCGCCGCGCGTGATCATGCTGCCCGACGAATATCTGGCAAAAAACATCGCGGCGCAGACAGAGGTCGAGATCATCGCCTGGCAGGGACACTGCGAGGTGCATGAGCGCTTCACGCCCGCCGACATACGCGAACTGCGCGAGGCGCATCCCGGCGTCACTGTGCTGGCCCATCCCGAATGCCCGCCGGAGGTCGTCGCGGAAGCGGATTTCGCAGGCTCGACGGCGGCGATGTCCGACTATGTCGGACGGCACAAGCCGGCACGTGTCGTGCTGATGACTGAATGCTCGATGAGCGACAATGTCGCCGTCAAGCACCCTGAAGTCGACTTCGTGCGCCCGTGCAACCTCTGCCCGCACATGAAACGAATCACGCTTGCCAATATCCGCGCGGCACTTGAGGAGAGCCGCCACATCGTCACCATAGACCCAGGCGTCGCCGACCGCGCACGACGGGCAGTGGAGCGCATGCTCTTCGCATGACGCCATACATCCATGACATTGCCGGGGTGCCGGTCATTATAGGCGCTGGCCTCGCCGGCCTGATGACGGCACTGCATTTGGCGCCTCAACCAGTCGTCCTGCTCTCCAGGTCCCCACTTGGAACGGATGCCTCAAGCACACTCGCTCAGGGCGGGCTCGCAGCGAGTCTGGGGGAGGACGACAGCCCCGAGTTGCATCTCGCCGATACGCTTGCAGCAGGTGACGGGCTTTGCAATGAACACATGGCCAAGCGGGTGGTCGAAGCTGTACCTGACGCTATCGACCACCTCTTACGTTTGGGAGCTCCCTTCGACCGCGCGTTGGATGGAAAACTGCGGCTCGGCCTGGAGGCCGCGCATTCGCGTCGCCGCATCGTGCACGCCGCCGGAGACGCCACCGGTCACGAGTTGTTCCGTGCGCTGCTCGCCGTGGCGCGGCGGACCCGTTCGATTACAATCATGGAAGGCATAACAGCCCTTCGCCTCGTGGTCGCGGAGGGCAACATCGTGGGCTTGCTGGCTGTCGTGCACAGCGACGTCTTCGCATTGCCCACCCGCCGCGTCGTGCTTGCGACCGGCGGCATAGGTGGCCTTTTTTGTGATACGACGAACCCGCTTTCCTCGTTTGGACACGGGCTGGCGCTGGCCGCCTGTGCCGGCGCAGAGCTCGCCGACCTCGAATTCGTGCAGTTCCACCCGACGGCGCTCGACACGGAGCGCCGGCCAATGCCGCTTATAAGCGAAGCAGTGCGGGGCGAAGGCGCGGTCCTGACCGATGAACATGGTCTGCGCTTCCTTGCCGACACGCCTGGCGCCGAGCTCGCATCGCGAGATGTGGTCGCGCGGGCGATCGCCAATCAACTCGCCGCTGGGCGTCGTGTCTATCTCGATGCCCGGCAATGCCTCGGGCAGAAGTTTGCCACACGTTTCCCGGCGATCGGGACAATTTGCAAGCAGGCCGGCATCGATCCGGGCGTGGAGCCGATCCCCGTGCGCCCGGCCGCCCACTACCACATGGGCGGGGTGGCCGTGGGCGCTGAGGGGCGCAGTTCCGTGAGCGGTCTGTGGGCATGTGGCGAGGTCGCTTGCACGGGGCTGCACGGAGCAAATCGCCTGGCCAGCAACTCGTTGGCCGAAGCAGTCGCAACAGCGGCCTGGGTAGCGGCAAGTGTCGCCGGCACCTGCGCAGGCTGGCAGTGGTCTAGACTCCCAGCAATAGTTCCGATGCGACCCGACCCTTCACCCATTCGCGAACTTGTCTCCAATGCGCTTGGCATCATCCGGACAGGCAAGGGGTTGCGCGACGCGATCGCAGCTCTGCTGCCGACCGCTGTTGGCGAGACAGCGGCGGCCGATCCGGCGCTGGTGGCGCTGTTGATTGCGATCGCGGCCCTTCGGCGCGAGGAGAGCCGCGGCTCGCACTACCGATCCGATTTCCCGCAGCGCGATGCTGACCCCCTACCCTCCCGGCTTACGCTCTGCACAGCCTTCGAGACGGCGGTCGCGCTCAATTGGCAAGTAGCCCAACGGAGCCGCTGACATGAGTTCACTTGCGCCGCTTCCCCAGATTGTCATGGAGCCGATCGTCCGCGCTGCCTTGCTGGAGGATCTGGGCAGAGCCGGCGACATCACCAGCGAAGCCATCATCCCCGCCGATTGCAAGGCAACGCTCGCGTTGAATGCCCGGCAGGCCGGCGTTGTCGCAGGGCTTGATCTGGTGATGTTCGCGTTCCTCCTCGTCGATCCTGGGATCAGCATGCAGTTGCGCTGTCTCGAGGGCGGCAAGGTTTCCGCTGGGGAGACCATCGCGGTCGTAAGCGGGCCGGCGCGAAGCCTGCTGACGGCCGAGCGGACCGCGCTCAATTTCCTATGCAAGCTGAGTGGCATCGCAACGGCGACGGCCTCGCTTGTGAACGCGGTACGCGGCCATAACGCGAAGATCGTATGCACGCGAAAAACAACGCCAGGCCTGCGTGTCCTGGAAAAATATGCCGTGCGCGCGGGCGGCGGCGCCAATCACCGCTTCGCGCTCGACGATGCGGTGCTGATCAAGGACAACCATATCGCCATTGCCGGCGACATCCGCACCGCAATCGAGCTGGCGCGTGATGCCGTAGGCCACATGATCAAGATCGAGGTGGAGGTCGACACGCTGCATCAGCTGGAGATGGCGCTCCAAGTCGGCGTCGACGCTGTTCTCCTCGACAACATGTCGCTCGAGGATCTTGGCCAGGCCGTGGCAATGGTCGGAGGCAGAGCTGTCACCGAGGCGTCGGGTCGGGTGACACTGAAAACGGCTCCGGCAATCGCGGCGACCGGCATCGACCTTATCTCCGTCGGCTGGCTTACCCACAGCGCTCCCATCCTCGACATTGGCCTTGATATGCCCGCGGACCGGAATTGCAGCAGGCATCTGAACTGAGGGAGAGGACATGAACCGGGACCGCAGCAACTCCTTTGGCCGCAGACTAACTCGCGCCACCACGTCCTTGGTTCCACCGACCACCGACCTGAGCCTGCTCGCTGCCGGACGACGCAGTTCAAGCGGCAGGGAGAAAGCGACGGGCCAGGCACAAACAAAGGACCGCGTGGAAGCACTTGGCTTTATCATCTGTCGGCTCGACGAACTGCGCCAGATGGCTTCCTCTCACGGCCTGGAAGCACTCAGTTGTCTGTTGGACGTCGCCTTCACCGAATCCTGTGACGCGATCAGAAGGGAGCGTTCATGCGCTCAAGCCGAAGAAAGCACGCGATAGGCGCCGAGAGCGCGAGACACGGTGACACAGGATTAGAAGTGACATCGGAGGAAGGGATGCGCAAAATTGTCGCCGGCAAGCTGCACGGCATTCACGTCACCGAGGCCAATCTCGACTACCATGGCTCGATCACGCTCGACCCCGACCACTGCGAGGAGGCAGGCATCTTGCCGATGGAATTCGTCGAGATCTGGAACAAGAACTCGGGCGCACGGATCTCGACCTATGTCATCCTGGGCGAGCGCGGATCGCGCTGCTGCATCCTAAACGGCGCCGCGGCCCGCACCTGTCAGCCGGGCGATCAGGTCATCATCTGCAATTCGGTTTATGTGCACGAGAGGGAACTGACCGCGCTCAAGCCCCGCGTGCTGACCTTCGACAAGGACAATCGCATCGTTGATCGCCTCACTTACTCGGTCGCGCGCAACGTGGAGGGAGGCTACAGTTTTTCCATACTCGACGGGGCCCGCAACTCCCTCCCCGTGCCGACGCTGGTGGGCAGATCATAATGGGCCCCAAGTCTGGTGTCTTGGTTGCTACCCAAATGTTTTTTGTTGATGGAGGTGAAATGAACGCGGAACTTAGCCCGGACCTAACGTCGGACCCTGTGGGTTGGTCCCTTGCGGCCTGGACGCGAGAGGGAGCCCAGGCCATCCACGACCTGCCCTTCAACGACCTGCTGTTCCGGGCCCAGACGATCCATCGCGAGAATTTCGATCCCAACCGGGTGCAGCTGTCGCGCCTGCTCTCGATCAAGACCGGCGGCTGTCCTGAGGATTGCGGCTATTGCAGCCAGTCGTCGCATCACCAGTCCGGCCTCAAGGCCTCGAAGCTGATGGAGGTTCAGCGCGTCATCGACGAGGCCAGGAAGGCGCGCGACGCGGGCGCCACGCGCTATTGCATGGGAGCCGCATGGCGTAGACCCAAGGAGCGCGACATGGAGGCGGTCGTCGCCATGGTCGAGGGCGTGAAGGCGCTAGGCATGGAGACCTGCATGACGCTCGGCATGCTCGACCTCGATCAGGCGCAGCGGCTGAAGCAAGCCGGCCTCGACTACTACAACCACAACATCGACACCTCCGAGCGCTACTACAGCGAGATCATCTCGACGCGGACCTTCACTGAGCGGCTGGACACGCTGGTCAATGTCCGCGACAGCGGCATCAAGGTCTGCTGCGGCGGCATCGTCGGCATGGGCGAGGAGAAGGCTGACCGCATCGACATGCTGGTGACTTTAGCCAACCTGCCGGAGCCGCCCGACAGCGTGCCGATCAACATGCTGATCCCGATCGAGGGCACGCCGCTCGGCGAGGCCGAACCGATCGAGCCGATCGAATTCGTGCGCACCATCGCGCTGGCCCGCATCATGATGCCGAAATCGCATGTGCGGCTCTCCGCCGGCCGCACGGCGATGAGCGACGAGATGCAGGCGCTGTGCTTCTTCGCCGGCGCCAACTCCATTTTCGTCGGCGACACCCTGCTGACCGCCGAAAACCCCGGAGAGGACAAGGACAGCGCGCTGTTCCGCCGGCTGGGCATCAAGCCGATGGAGCGCGAAGCCCAGTGAACGGGCGCGCGAACGGCCGGGCTTTGCTCGACCGCTACGAGGCCAGCCTGCGCGGGCTGGCCCGCAAGGACCGATTGCGGAGCCTCAGCGCCCGCTCGGGCGCCGACTTCGCCTCCAACGACTATCTCGGCCTGGCGCGCTCCAAGCGCATGGCAGAGGCGGTTGCGGCGGCACTCGCCGCCGGTACGCCCATTGGGGCGACGGGTTCTCGGCTGCTGCGCGGCAACGACCCCGAACACGAGGCCCTCGAAGCCAAGGCGGCCGGCTTCTTCGGCGCCGAGCGCGCGCTGTTCTTCGGCGGCGGCTATGTCGCCAATTTCGCGGTGCTCACGACCTTGCCGCAGAAGGGCGATCTGATCGTACTGGACGAACTGATCCATGCCAGCGCGCATGAGGGCGCGCGAGCCGGTCGCGCCGATGTGGCGGAAGCGGCGCACAACGATGCAGGCGCCGTCGACGGTGCGATCCGGGGCTGGCGCACGAGGGGCGGCGCCGGCCGACCCTGGATCGTGGCCGAGAGCCTCTACAGCATGGATGGCGACCGGGCTCCGCTCGGTGAACTGATCGAGGTCGCGGATCGCCACGATGCGTTCCTGTTCGTCGACGAGGCTCATGCCACCGGCGTCTACGGTCCGGATGGGCGCGGGCTCGCGCACGATCTCGAGGGCCGCGACAATGTCGTGGTGCTCCACACCTGCGGCAAGGCGCTGGGCGCATCCGGCGCGCTGGTCACGGCGCCGGCTGCGCTTTGCGACTTTCTCGTCAACCGCTGCCGGCCGTTCATCTATGCCACCGCGCCCTCGCCGCTGATGGCGGTGGCGGCGGCAACGGCCCTCGACATCGTCGCTGACGAACCGGCGCGCCGCGAGCGGCTGGCGAAGCTGGTTGCGCTCGCCGGCAAGAGGGCCGATCACCTTGGCCTGCCCGCGAGCGGTTCGCAGATCCTGCCGGTCGTCGTCGGCGAGAATAGCCGCGCCATGGCGCTGGCAGGAGCGCTGCAGTCGCGTGGTTTTGATGTGCGCGGCGTCCGCCCGCCAACCGTGCCGGAGGGGACGGCAAGGCTCAGGATCTCGCTGACCCTGAATGTCGGCGAGGGCGACGTTTCCGCACTGTTCGATGCACTTGCCGGGGAATGGGAGCGCGCGCGATGACGGTGCAGATCGTCGTGACCGGCACCGACACCGGCATCGGCAAGACGGTGTTCGCGGCGGGCCTGGCCGGCCTGCTCGACGGCATCTACTGGAAGCCTGTGCAGGCCGGCTTAGGCGAAGAAACCGACAGCGAGACTGTCTCCCGGCTCGCAGGATTGCCCGCGGATCGAGTGCTGCGCGAAGCCTGGCGTCTCAACGAACCGCTCTCGCCGCACCGCGCCGCCGAGTTGGACGGGGTGGAAATCGATCCGGACGCGTTGATGCTGCCCGCGACCGACCGGCCACTGGTCGTGGAAGGCGCCGGCGGGCTGATGGTGCCGATCAACAGGCGCACGCTCTACATCGACATCTTCGCGCGCTGGCGCGCGCCAGTCGTGCTCTGCGCCCGAACCGGGCTCGGCACCATCAACCACACGCTGCTCTCGATCGAGGCTCTGCGCGCGCGCTCGATACCGCTGCTCGGCATCGCCTTCATCGGCGACGAGATGACGGATACGCAAAGGACGATCGCCGAGATGGGCAAGGTGCGGGTGCTCGGCCGCCTGCCTCGGCTCGATCCGCTGACGCCAGAGGCGCTTGCCGCGGCCATGCGGTCCTCGTTCCATGTGTCCGACTTCACGGAGGTCCGACCATGAGCTCCGCCGTCTGGCATCCGTTCACCCAGCATGCCACCGAGCCGGTTCCGCCGACCATCGCGCGCACCGAGGGCGCCTATGTCGAGACGCGCGAGGGCAAGCGCATCCTCGATGCGATCTCGTCCTGGTGGGTCATCACCCACGGCCACCGCCATCCAAAGATCGTGGAGGCGATTCGGAACGCAACCGAGACGCTCGACCAGGTGATCTTCGCCGGCCTCAGCCATGAGCCGGCCGAGCGATTGGCTTCGGCGCTGGTCGACATGGCTCCGCCGGGCCTGGACTGGGTTTTCTATTCCGACAGCGGCTCGACCAGTGTCGAGGTCGCGCTGAAAATGGCGCTCGGCTTTCACCGCAACAACGGCACGCCGCGCTCGCGCATCGTCGTCATGGAGCACAGCTATCACGGCGACACCATCGGCACGATGAGTGTGGGCGCGCGCGGCATCTTCAACGCCGCTTACGAGCCCCTGCTGTTTGAGGTCGACACCATCCCCTTCCCCGCCGCGGGCCGGGAGCAGGAAACGCTCGACGCCTTCGAACGGCTCACGCGCGACAGTCAAGTTGCCGCCCTGATCGTCGAGCCGCTGGTGCTCGGCGCCGGCGGCATGTTGATGTATCCCGCCTGGGTACTCACCGAACTCAAGCGCATTGCCGAGCGCTCCGGAACACTGTTCATCGCCGACGAAGTGATGACCGGCTGGGGCCGCACCGGCACGATCTTCGCCTGCGATCAGGCAGCGATCGCACCCGACATATTGTGCACGTCCAAGGGGCTGACGGGCGGCTCGCTGCCGCTCGCGGCGACGCTTGCCACCGATGCGATC
Protein-coding sequences here:
- the nadA gene encoding quinolinate synthase NadA; translated protein: MTAALPMAAALYERVRRVIPPIEWPAFTEDIHAILALKRERNAVILAHNYQTPEIFHCVADIVGDSLALARKAMTVDADVIVLAGVHFMAETAKLLNPGKTVLIPDLGAGCSLADSITAADVRLMRQRYPGAPIVTYVNTSAAVKAESDICCTSGNALQVVESLGAPRVIMLPDEYLAKNIAAQTEVEIIAWQGHCEVHERFTPADIRELREAHPGVTVLAHPECPPEVVAEADFAGSTAAMSDYVGRHKPARVVLMTECSMSDNVAVKHPEVDFVRPCNLCPHMKRITLANIRAALEESRHIVTIDPGVADRARRAVERMLFA
- a CDS encoding L-aspartate oxidase, which gives rise to MTPYIHDIAGVPVIIGAGLAGLMTALHLAPQPVVLLSRSPLGTDASSTLAQGGLAASLGEDDSPELHLADTLAAGDGLCNEHMAKRVVEAVPDAIDHLLRLGAPFDRALDGKLRLGLEAAHSRRRIVHAAGDATGHELFRALLAVARRTRSITIMEGITALRLVVAEGNIVGLLAVVHSDVFALPTRRVVLATGGIGGLFCDTTNPLSSFGHGLALAACAGAELADLEFVQFHPTALDTERRPMPLISEAVRGEGAVLTDEHGLRFLADTPGAELASRDVVARAIANQLAAGRRVYLDARQCLGQKFATRFPAIGTICKQAGIDPGVEPIPVRPAAHYHMGGVAVGAEGRSSVSGLWACGEVACTGLHGANRLASNSLAEAVATAAWVAASVAGTCAGWQWSRLPAIVPMRPDPSPIRELVSNALGIIRTGKGLRDAIAALLPTAVGETAAADPALVALLIAIAALRREESRGSHYRSDFPQRDADPLPSRLTLCTAFETAVALNWQVAQRSR
- the nadC gene encoding carboxylating nicotinate-nucleotide diphosphorylase, which produces MSSLAPLPQIVMEPIVRAALLEDLGRAGDITSEAIIPADCKATLALNARQAGVVAGLDLVMFAFLLVDPGISMQLRCLEGGKVSAGETIAVVSGPARSLLTAERTALNFLCKLSGIATATASLVNAVRGHNAKIVCTRKTTPGLRVLEKYAVRAGGGANHRFALDDAVLIKDNHIAIAGDIRTAIELARDAVGHMIKIEVEVDTLHQLEMALQVGVDAVLLDNMSLEDLGQAVAMVGGRAVTEASGRVTLKTAPAIAATGIDLISVGWLTHSAPILDIGLDMPADRNCSRHLN
- the panD gene encoding aspartate 1-decarboxylase; this translates as MRKIVAGKLHGIHVTEANLDYHGSITLDPDHCEEAGILPMEFVEIWNKNSGARISTYVILGERGSRCCILNGAAARTCQPGDQVIICNSVYVHERELTALKPRVLTFDKDNRIVDRLTYSVARNVEGGYSFSILDGARNSLPVPTLVGRS
- the bioB gene encoding biotin synthase BioB, with the protein product MNAELSPDLTSDPVGWSLAAWTREGAQAIHDLPFNDLLFRAQTIHRENFDPNRVQLSRLLSIKTGGCPEDCGYCSQSSHHQSGLKASKLMEVQRVIDEARKARDAGATRYCMGAAWRRPKERDMEAVVAMVEGVKALGMETCMTLGMLDLDQAQRLKQAGLDYYNHNIDTSERYYSEIISTRTFTERLDTLVNVRDSGIKVCCGGIVGMGEEKADRIDMLVTLANLPEPPDSVPINMLIPIEGTPLGEAEPIEPIEFVRTIALARIMMPKSHVRLSAGRTAMSDEMQALCFFAGANSIFVGDTLLTAENPGEDKDSALFRRLGIKPMEREAQ
- a CDS encoding 8-amino-7-oxononanoate synthase, producing MNGRANGRALLDRYEASLRGLARKDRLRSLSARSGADFASNDYLGLARSKRMAEAVAAALAAGTPIGATGSRLLRGNDPEHEALEAKAAGFFGAERALFFGGGYVANFAVLTTLPQKGDLIVLDELIHASAHEGARAGRADVAEAAHNDAGAVDGAIRGWRTRGGAGRPWIVAESLYSMDGDRAPLGELIEVADRHDAFLFVDEAHATGVYGPDGRGLAHDLEGRDNVVVLHTCGKALGASGALVTAPAALCDFLVNRCRPFIYATAPSPLMAVAAATALDIVADEPARRERLAKLVALAGKRADHLGLPASGSQILPVVVGENSRAMALAGALQSRGFDVRGVRPPTVPEGTARLRISLTLNVGEGDVSALFDALAGEWERAR
- the bioD gene encoding dethiobiotin synthase, whose protein sequence is MTVQIVVTGTDTGIGKTVFAAGLAGLLDGIYWKPVQAGLGEETDSETVSRLAGLPADRVLREAWRLNEPLSPHRAAELDGVEIDPDALMLPATDRPLVVEGAGGLMVPINRRTLYIDIFARWRAPVVLCARTGLGTINHTLLSIEALRARSIPLLGIAFIGDEMTDTQRTIAEMGKVRVLGRLPRLDPLTPEALAAAMRSSFHVSDFTEVRP